One Nodularia sp. LEGE 06071 DNA segment encodes these proteins:
- a CDS encoding RNA recognition motif domain-containing protein: MSVRLYIGNLPKEEIDRQDLQAVFAEEGDAVTTKLIKDRKTGKCRGFGFLTVNNDEQADQIIEKYNGQLFKETPIKLEKALPRTKGEEGDEQPPKPVTSPTTSHPAPSIQKEGARREKSAKKSRRGGGGGVRETSTSADSDTIRPDPRWASELEKLKQMLAAQTTN; the protein is encoded by the coding sequence ATGTCCGTTCGCCTATATATAGGCAATTTGCCAAAAGAAGAAATAGATCGTCAGGATCTACAAGCAGTTTTTGCCGAAGAAGGCGATGCTGTGACTACAAAACTGATAAAAGACCGGAAAACTGGTAAATGCCGTGGTTTCGGTTTTCTCACAGTCAACAATGACGAACAAGCTGATCAAATTATTGAAAAGTATAATGGTCAATTGTTCAAAGAAACTCCCATAAAGCTAGAGAAAGCATTACCCCGGACAAAAGGTGAGGAAGGTGATGAGCAACCTCCTAAACCCGTGACTAGTCCTACTACTAGTCATCCGGCTCCTAGCATCCAAAAAGAAGGCGCTCGTCGTGAGAAAAGCGCTAAGAAGTCGCGACGTGGCGGCGGTGGCGGTGTCCGGGAAACCAGCACAAGTGCTGACTCAGATACTATTCGTCCAGATCCACGTTGGGCTTCTGAATTAGAAAAGCTCAAGCAAATGCTAGCTGCACAAACTACTAATTGA
- a CDS encoding glycosyltransferase family 4 protein has protein sequence MNATTEKRIALISVHGDPTIEIGKEEAGGQNVYVRHVGEALAQLGWQVDMFTRKVSVEQDSIVELRQNCRTIRLAAGPVEFVPRDHLWEYMPEFLANFRQFQNDHQITYQLVHTNYWHSSWIGMQLKKIQGTQQVHTYHSLGAVKYNTIETIPLIASQRLAVEKEVLETAECIVATSPQEQEHMRSLVSTEGNIEIIPCGTDIRRFGSVERQAARLELGITPEIKLILYVGRFDPRKGIETLVRAVNESKFRGDKNLKLIIGGGSTPGNSDGIERDRIQNIINELGMNEFTILPGRLSQEILPTYYAAADVCVVPSHYEPFGLVAIEAMASGTPVVASDVGGLQLTVVPEVTGLLAPPQDVAAFAAAIDRILLNSEWREELGKAGRKRVEDKFSWDGVATQLGELYTQILQRTLKEPALAKQF, from the coding sequence ATGAACGCTACCACAGAGAAACGTATCGCTTTGATTTCTGTTCATGGAGACCCGACCATTGAAATTGGTAAAGAAGAAGCTGGGGGACAAAATGTTTATGTGCGTCATGTGGGTGAAGCACTAGCACAGCTAGGATGGCAAGTGGATATGTTTACCCGCAAAGTGAGTGTAGAGCAAGATTCAATTGTTGAACTGAGGCAAAATTGTCGCACTATTCGTCTAGCAGCAGGGCCTGTAGAGTTTGTGCCACGAGATCATTTGTGGGAATATATGCCGGAATTTTTGGCTAATTTCCGCCAATTCCAAAATGATCATCAGATCACTTATCAGTTAGTTCATACAAACTATTGGCACTCTAGCTGGATAGGGATGCAATTAAAGAAAATCCAAGGTACTCAGCAGGTTCATACCTACCATTCTTTAGGCGCAGTTAAGTATAATACAATAGAAACAATTCCCTTGATTGCTAGTCAGCGATTAGCAGTGGAAAAAGAGGTATTGGAGACAGCAGAATGCATTGTCGCCACAAGTCCCCAGGAACAGGAACATATGCGATCGCTTGTTTCCACAGAAGGTAATATTGAGATCATTCCCTGCGGTACAGATATTCGCCGGTTTGGTTCGGTTGAGCGCCAAGCAGCTAGATTAGAATTGGGAATTACTCCAGAGATTAAACTTATATTGTATGTAGGACGCTTTGATCCACGTAAAGGAATAGAAACCCTGGTACGTGCTGTTAACGAATCTAAATTCCGTGGCGATAAAAACCTGAAGTTAATTATTGGTGGTGGTAGTACTCCAGGTAATAGTGATGGTATTGAGCGCGATCGCATCCAGAATATCATCAACGAATTGGGTATGAATGAATTTACCATTCTCCCCGGTCGTCTCAGCCAGGAAATACTGCCCACTTATTACGCTGCGGCTGATGTTTGCGTCGTTCCGAGTCACTATGAACCCTTTGGACTCGTAGCCATTGAAGCCATGGCCAGTGGAACACCTGTAGTAGCAAGTGATGTTGGTGGACTTCAGTTGACTGTGGTTCCCGAAGTCACAGGTTTGTTGGCTCCACCACAAGATGTCGCCGCCTTTGCAGCTGCTATCGACCGCATTTTGTTAAATTCAGAATGGCGGGAAGAATTAGGTAAGGCTGGCAGAAAACGCGTAGAAGATAAGTTTAGTTGGGATGGCGTAGCCACTCAGCTAGGTGAACTTTACACCCAAATTTTGCAGCGAACGCTGAAAGAACCAGCATTAGCCAAACAATTTTAG
- a CDS encoding NFACT RNA binding domain-containing protein: MQPVDYTTLTASCSELRAHWLPSRLEQVYQRDRYTIAIALRTLKQRDWLEISWHPQGARICIGEPPPRLPDTFTFSQQLVHQLGGLALVDIQAIAPWERVVDLQFARRPGEEALYHIYVEVMGKYSNAILTDASKMIITAAHQVGQHQSSVRPIQTGQSYETPPKLTGPVPSLSETPERWQERVSLVPGAIKRQLLKSYSGLSSALVESMVIAADLAPETTTDQLKAEDWEKLFTRWQEWLQALELSKFQPAWTANGYTVMGWGAVAPEKDIQTLVNRYYTDESNQQVFAQLRHQLNQKLHNVLVKLRNKAQTFSERLQQSDQADEYRAKADLLMSNLQKWQPGMKEIILPDFETDQPIAIALQPDKNAVQNAQRLYKQHQKLKRARAAVEPLLLDVKSEISYLEQVEAAIAQIENYQTAADLQALEEIRDELIGQKYLEDPGYRSRSANETAATNFHRYRTPNNFEVLIGRNNRQNDHLSFRVAGDYDLWFHAQEIPGSHLLLRLEPGTVPEAADLQFVANLAAYYSRARQSEQVPVVYTQPKHVYKPKGAKPGIAIYKQERILWGQPQLVIGH, translated from the coding sequence GTGCAACCAGTTGACTATACTACTCTCACAGCTTCTTGTAGCGAACTCCGCGCTCACTGGCTGCCATCTCGATTAGAACAAGTTTATCAGCGCGATCGCTATACTATTGCGATCGCATTACGCACCCTCAAACAAAGGGACTGGCTAGAAATTTCTTGGCATCCCCAAGGGGCGCGTATTTGTATTGGCGAACCACCACCACGATTACCAGATACCTTCACCTTCAGCCAACAACTAGTACACCAATTGGGTGGTTTGGCTTTGGTGGACATTCAAGCGATCGCACCTTGGGAGCGTGTTGTGGATTTGCAATTTGCTCGTCGTCCTGGAGAAGAGGCATTATACCATATATATGTGGAAGTGATGGGCAAATATAGCAACGCCATCCTCACCGATGCCAGCAAGATGATTATCACAGCCGCCCATCAAGTTGGTCAGCATCAGTCTAGCGTCCGTCCCATCCAAACCGGACAGTCTTATGAAACCCCACCAAAACTAACTGGCCCTGTTCCCAGTTTGAGTGAAACCCCAGAGCGCTGGCAAGAACGGGTAAGCTTAGTCCCAGGAGCAATCAAGCGTCAGTTATTAAAAAGTTATAGCGGCTTGAGTTCGGCACTTGTAGAGTCTATGGTAATTGCAGCAGATTTAGCCCCAGAAACTACCACAGATCAGCTCAAAGCTGAAGACTGGGAAAAACTATTTACAAGATGGCAAGAATGGCTCCAAGCTTTGGAGTTAAGTAAATTTCAACCAGCTTGGACAGCAAATGGTTATACCGTCATGGGTTGGGGCGCAGTAGCACCAGAAAAAGACATCCAAACCTTAGTTAACAGGTATTACACTGACGAATCAAATCAGCAGGTGTTTGCTCAGTTACGGCATCAATTGAACCAGAAATTACATAATGTTTTAGTAAAATTACGTAATAAAGCGCAAACCTTTTCGGAACGCTTGCAGCAATCAGATCAAGCTGATGAATACCGGGCTAAAGCTGATTTGTTGATGTCTAACCTGCAAAAATGGCAACCAGGGATGAAGGAAATTATCCTACCTGATTTTGAGACAGATCAGCCAATTGCGATCGCGCTCCAACCAGATAAAAACGCTGTCCAAAATGCTCAACGCCTCTATAAACAGCACCAAAAACTCAAACGCGCTCGTGCTGCTGTGGAACCGTTACTTTTGGATGTAAAATCAGAAATTAGCTATTTAGAACAGGTAGAAGCTGCGATCGCTCAGATAGAAAACTACCAAACAGCAGCAGATTTACAAGCTCTAGAAGAAATCCGCGACGAGTTAATTGGACAAAAATATTTAGAAGATCCAGGATACCGCAGCCGCAGTGCCAACGAAACAGCCGCCACAAACTTTCATCGTTACCGTACCCCTAACAACTTTGAAGTCTTAATCGGTCGGAATAATCGCCAAAATGATCACTTGAGCTTTCGTGTAGCGGGAGATTATGATTTGTGGTTCCATGCTCAAGAAATTCCTGGAAGTCATCTGTTACTGCGTTTAGAACCTGGTACAGTTCCAGAAGCCGCAGATTTACAATTTGTGGCTAATCTCGCCGCCTACTACAGTCGCGCGCGTCAGAGTGAACAAGTACCAGTCGTTTATACTCAGCCCAAGCACGTTTACAAACCTAAAGGAGCCAAGCCAGGTATTGCTATTTACAAGCAAGAGCGTATCCTCTGGGGACAGCCGCAATTAGTCATTGGTCATTAG
- a CDS encoding RNA-guided endonuclease InsQ/TnpB family protein: MWERNHGFPRFKKSGRMRSFSFPQLGTNPLNNGCVRLPVIGAVKVRQSRSIPDGGVIKQARVVKRVSGWYVMLTVQWDVTVPSPMPHGEAVGIDVGLTSFVATSNGLLVKRPRFFVDAERKLKLLQQRVSRKRLGSNNWKKAQKKVASLHEYVANCRKDWHRKLSHQICNDAGMVFVEDLNLVGLSRGMLGKHCLDAGFGQFFNILEQTCFKRDAYFQKVDARKTSQICPNCGIETGKKELSERTHVCSNCGYTTDRDVAAAQVVLVRGLAAVGHTVKMLAEGKFIGIPVKQESSHL, encoded by the coding sequence ATGTGGGAGCGAAATCACGGGTTCCCAAGATTCAAAAAATCTGGGCGAATGCGGTCTTTTTCTTTCCCGCAATTAGGGACAAATCCATTAAATAATGGGTGCGTGAGATTGCCTGTTATTGGTGCGGTCAAAGTCCGTCAATCACGCTCAATTCCAGATGGGGGAGTAATCAAGCAAGCCCGTGTAGTTAAACGTGTTTCTGGGTGGTATGTCATGCTAACCGTTCAATGGGATGTAACTGTACCATCACCCATGCCACACGGGGAAGCAGTAGGAATTGATGTTGGGCTAACCAGTTTTGTTGCCACTTCTAACGGGCTTTTAGTCAAACGTCCGAGGTTTTTTGTGGATGCCGAACGCAAGCTTAAATTGCTGCAACAACGCGTCTCTAGAAAACGTTTAGGCTCGAATAATTGGAAAAAAGCACAGAAGAAAGTTGCTTCATTGCATGAGTACGTTGCTAATTGTCGTAAAGACTGGCATAGAAAGTTGTCTCACCAAATCTGTAATGATGCAGGGATGGTGTTTGTTGAGGATTTAAATTTAGTTGGTTTGTCCCGTGGAATGTTGGGTAAACATTGCCTGGATGCGGGTTTCGGGCAATTCTTTAACATTCTCGAACAAACTTGTTTTAAACGTGATGCCTATTTTCAAAAAGTAGATGCACGGAAAACAAGCCAAATCTGTCCCAACTGTGGAATTGAGACAGGAAAGAAAGAACTTTCTGAACGTACTCATGTTTGTTCAAATTGCGGCTATACGACTGATAGGGATGTGGCGGCCGCTCAAGTAGTTCTAGTTAGAGGACTTGCAGCCGTAGGGCATACGGTCAAGATGCTTGCAGAGGGTAAATTCATTGGAATCCCCGTGAAGCAAGAATCTTCGCACTTATAG